The DNA region GGTGAAGTTGCCCAGCGACTTGGCCATTTTCTCCCCGCCCACCTGGACCATGCCGTTGTGCATCCAGTAGCGGGCCAGGGGACGGCCGGTTGCGGCTTCCGATTGGGCGATTTCGTTTTCGTGGTGGGGAAAGAGCAGATCGCCGCCGCCGGCGTGAATGTCGATGGTCTCGCCTAGGGTCTCGCGCACCATGGCCGAGCACTCGATGTGCCAGCCCGGGCGCCCCGGGCCCCAGGGTGAGTCCCAGGCTGGCTCGTCGGGCTTGGCCTGCTTCCAGAGGGCAAAGTCGAACGGATCCTGCTTTTGTGGCGCCTCGCCGCCCTCGGCCGCCACGCGCCCGCTAGCGCCCACCTCCAGCTCCGCCAGCGAGCGCCCCGAGAGCTTGCCGTAGGCGGGGAATTGGCGCACGGCGTAGTAGACATCGCCGGCGGCAGCGTAGGCGTAGCCGCGCTTTTGCAAGCTGGCAACCAGGGCCTTGATGCCATCGAGCGAGGCCGTGGGCCGCGGGTAGGCGTCGGCGCGGCGAATGCCCAGCCGATCCATGTCCTGGAAGTAAGCTGCCATGAAGCGCTCGGTCACGGCTTGCATGGAGCTCCCCTCCTGCCGCGCCCGCGCCAGGATCTTGTCGTCAATGTCGGTAAAGTTTTGCACGTAGTGCACGCGGTAGCCGCGCCACTCCAGATAGCGGCGGAGGATATCCCAGACCAAGTAGCTGCGCGCGTGCCCCAAATGGCAGTAGTCATAGACCGTGACGCCGCAGCAATACATCCGCACCGTGCCTGCCTCAAGCGGCTCGAAGGGCTCAATGCGGCGCGTCAGCGTGTTGTAAATGGCTAGCGACATGGCCCCCAAAGCTCGGGATCCCAACGGCAGCGCTGGCTGGCAGGCGCCAACGATCCTGCCCCATGCTACTGTCTATGCTGACGCGCTCTGCCGCAATCCCCCATGGCAGCGACGGACGCGCCGTCCGGCGATCGCGAGGCCACCGTGCTTGCGGAATCGGGGCTGCCGGTAACGATTGTCACCGGCTTTCTCGGTAGCGGCAAAACCACGCTGCTCAACCACATCCTGACCAACAACCAGGGGGTCAAAACGGCCGTTTTGGTCAACGAGTTCGGCGAGATCGGCATCGATAACGATCTCATTGTTAGCAGCAGCGATGGCATGGTGGAGCTCAACAACGGTTGCGTCTGCTGCACCATCAACCGCGATCTGGTCGAGGCCGTCCGCCGCATCTTGGAGCGCGAAGCCCCGGTTGACTACCTCATTGTGGAAACGACGGGCTTGGCCGACCCGCTCCCTGTGGCGCTGACCTTTTTGGGGACGGAGTTGCGCGAGCGCACCCAGCTTGATGTGATCGTCACGGTCGTGGACTGTGCCAACTTTAGCCTGGATCTGTTCAATAGCGAGGCTGCCTACAGCCAGATCGCCTACGGCGATATCACCATCCTCAACAAGACCGACTTGGTCGATAGCGCCACCATCGCCTCGCTCGAGACCCGCATACG from Cyanobacteria bacterium QS_8_64_29 includes:
- a CDS encoding cysteine--tRNA ligase yields the protein MSLAIYNTLTRRIEPFEPLEAGTVRMYCCGVTVYDYCHLGHARSYLVWDILRRYLEWRGYRVHYVQNFTDIDDKILARARQEGSSMQAVTERFMAAYFQDMDRLGIRRADAYPRPTASLDGIKALVASLQKRGYAYAAAGDVYYAVRQFPAYGKLSGRSLAELEVGASGRVAAEGGEAPQKQDPFDFALWKQAKPDEPAWDSPWGPGRPGWHIECSAMVRETLGETIDIHAGGGDLLFPHHENEIAQSEAATGRPLARYWMHNGMVQVGGEKMAKSLGNFTTVRDLLDRRGTHPMALRLFVLQAHYRKPLDFTAEGVETAHHSWQTLKEGLQFGRGRLASGLGFAGGEPPDDPASARREELDADAVARFNAAMDDDINTPGGLAVLFDLAKTLRRAKNQWLHQGQTASEPVELERKWRTLVCLGQVLGLAAQHSEQPGSVGEEADGSASSQLSDDRIEALVRERAEARKAKNFAQADRIRDQLQAQGIAVVDLPGGETRWYRQA
- a CDS encoding cobalamin biosynthesis protein CobW, translated to MAATDAPSGDREATVLAESGLPVTIVTGFLGSGKTTLLNHILTNNQGVKTAVLVNEFGEIGIDNDLIVSSSDGMVELNNGCVCCTINRDLVEAVRRILEREAPVDYLIVETTGLADPLPVALTFLGTELRERTQLDVIVTVVDCANFSLDLFNSEAAYSQIAYGDITILNKTDLVDSATIASLETRIRQTKEGARLLRAQQAHVPLPLILGIGAFDAERDWRAQTPAAHAEHAHGHLANDGFVSLTFQSDRPFSLRQFQSFLDNELPESVFRGKGILWFDESPQRHIFHLSGKRFSLEDSEWQGERQNQLVLIGQDLDREWLQQRLEQCLK